Below is a genomic region from Pectobacterium polaris.
CCGCTCCCGCTGGGATCGGCGCATATGGATCGGATCGCCTGCGAAAACGGAAGTGAGCTGCTGACGCTGATCGAGCGTTTCCCGCAGCTTACGCGGATCTTCTGTGGACATACGCACCGCCTGATTATGACGCAGCATCGGCAGGCGATTATTGCCACCGTGCCGGGTACCGTCCATCAGGTGCCGTATTTCTACTATGACGATACGTCGTACTACAACCTGGAACCCGCCAGCGTTGTCATGCACCGCTACGTGCCAGTCACGGGGCTGGTGAGCTACAGCCAGTCGATCACCTCGTACCCTGGACCTTACCTCTACGATCCGCGTATCAGCTGTCCGGTGGATGCGTAATGGCCGTGATTCAGTTACGTAATATCAGTAAACGCTTTGAGCACATGCAGGCGCTGGCGTCGCTGTCGCTGGATATCGCTGACGGTGAGTTTCTGGTGCTGGTCGGGCCGTCTGGCTGCGGCAAAAGTACGCTGCTGCGTATGTTGGCCGGTCTGGAAGACGTGAGCGATGGGCAAATCCTGCTGGGTGACGACGACATTACGACGTGGAGCCCGAAGCAGCGCAATTTCTCGATGATCTTCCAGAACTACGCGTTGTTTCCGCACCTGACGGTCGAGCAGAACATCACTTTCGGGATGCGGATGCGCGGTGAGCCGAAGGCGGAATACCCACAGCGCGTGCAGCGCGTTGCCAGCCTGCTCCAGCTTGAGCCACTCTTGAAACGCAAGCCGGGGAAACTGTCCGGCGGTCAGCGGCAGCGCGTAGCAATGGCGCGGGCGATCGTACGCGATCCGCGCTTGTTTTTAATGGATGAGCCTCTGTCGAATCTGGATGCTCGCCTGCGCAGCGACGTGCGGGATGGCATTATGGATCTGCATCGGCAGTTGAAAACAACCACCGTTTACGTCACGCACGATCAGATCGAGGCGATGACGATGGCGGACAGAATTGCTGTGCTGGATCGCGGCGTACTGCAACAGGTTGGCACGCCGGAACAGCTGTATTCTCACCCCGCGAATGTCTTTGTCGCCGGATTTATCGGCACGCCCGCGATGAATATGGTGACGCTGCCTTGTGCTGATGGGCAGGCATTTCTACAGGCATTGTCTGTGGCGCTGCCAACCAGTGAAGAAACGCGTTCATTAACCAGTGTGCTGCTCGGGATTCGCCCTGAGCATATTACCGAACACGCCGCGTCAGACGGCGACTTGTCATTGTCGGGAACGGTGAAGCAACGGGAGCTGTTTGGCGCGGAGTATCTGATTCATGTGGATACGCCGTTGGGAAATATTCGCTACCGTCGGCCAAATCGCGATGGCGTGCCGGATGTCGGCGCATCCATTGTGCTTCATTTTTCACCGCAGGATTGTCATTGGTTTTCCGGGCAAACCGCCCGTAATTTATCCCAGGAGAAAAGAAATGCGTAAGCCCCGTATGATGGCGCTGGCGATAGCCTTGCTGATGTCCGGCCCCGTGCTGGCGAAAGAGAGTATCGATTTCATGTTTCCCGCGCCGGTTGATGGCAAGCTGACGATGGAAATGACGCGCATCATCAAGGAGTACAACCAATCGCAGGATCAGGTTGAAGTGCGCGGGATCTTCACCGGCAATTACGACACGACGAAAGTGAAAGCGGAAGCGGCCGCCAAAGCGGGCGATCCTCCGGCGCTGGTGATTATGTCGGCAAACTTCACTGCCGATCTGGTCATCAAAGATGAAATTCTGCCGATGGACGAGCTGTTCAAATACGGCAACGAAAAAGCCACGCCTTTCCTGACTAAAAATTTCTGGCCTGCACTGCATCAGAACGCGCAGGTGATGGGCGTAACTTACGCGATCCCGTTCCACAACTCGACGCCGATCCTTTATTACAACGAAGACATGCTGAAGAAGGCGGGCTTTAACGAACCGCCGAAAAACTGGGATGAAGTGATTGCGGTCGCGAAGAAGCTGACTGACCCGGCGAAAGGGCAGTGGGGCATCATGATTCCGTCCACGAACGACGACTACGGCGGCTGGATGTTGTCTGCGCTGACGCGTGCCAACGGCGGGGCGTATTACAACGCCGACTATCCGGGCGAAGTATATTACAACACCGCATCAACCAAAGGTGCGCTCCAGTTCTGGCGCGACTTAGTGTATCGCGACAAAGTGATGCCAGCCGGTGTCCTGAATTCCAAGCAGATCAGCGCCGCGTTTTTCTCCGGCAAGCTGGGCATGACGATGCTGAGTACCGGCGCGTTGGGCTTTATGCGCGAAAACACCAAAGATTTTCAGCTCGGTGTGGCGATGATGCCGGAAAAAGAGCGTCGTGGCGTGACCATCGGTGGGGCAAGTCTGGTGAGCTTCAAAGGGATTTCTGAAGATCAGAAGAAAGCGGCCTGGCAGTTTATGAACTATCTGGTCAGCCCAGAAGTGAGCGGAAACTGGAGTCGTTTTACCGGCTACTTCGCCCCGCGCATGGCGGCCTACGATCTGCCAGAAATGAAGGACTATCTGGCGAAAGATCCGCGTGCGGCCATTGCGCTGTCACAGCTGCAATATGCCCATCCGTGGTACGCCACCTATGAAACGGTCGCAGTACGCAAAGCGATGGAAAATCAGCTGGCGGCGCTGCTAAACGATCCGGCGAAAAAGGTCGATGACGCCGCCGCCGCTGCACAAAAAGAGGCGGATGGCATCATGAAGCCTTATGTGGATAAAACCGCGTTGCGAGACGTGAAATAGTAACATCGCGCCCCGTTGGTATTAAGCCAATGGGGCGGGGTGAGCGTTGAAAAACGGTTCTGAGCGATTTAGATCGTTAACAAACCTATTTGCAGAACGAAAACGGTGATAATGGGATAGAAGAGTAAAGCGTCCGCGCCAGGGATGGCGCGGCTCGAGCTTACAGGGATGTACTCGCAGCG
It encodes:
- a CDS encoding ABC transporter ATP-binding protein — encoded protein: MAVIQLRNISKRFEHMQALASLSLDIADGEFLVLVGPSGCGKSTLLRMLAGLEDVSDGQILLGDDDITTWSPKQRNFSMIFQNYALFPHLTVEQNITFGMRMRGEPKAEYPQRVQRVASLLQLEPLLKRKPGKLSGGQRQRVAMARAIVRDPRLFLMDEPLSNLDARLRSDVRDGIMDLHRQLKTTTVYVTHDQIEAMTMADRIAVLDRGVLQQVGTPEQLYSHPANVFVAGFIGTPAMNMVTLPCADGQAFLQALSVALPTSEETRSLTSVLLGIRPEHITEHAASDGDLSLSGTVKQRELFGAEYLIHVDTPLGNIRYRRPNRDGVPDVGASIVLHFSPQDCHWFSGQTARNLSQEKRNA
- a CDS encoding ABC transporter substrate-binding protein, which translates into the protein MRKPRMMALAIALLMSGPVLAKESIDFMFPAPVDGKLTMEMTRIIKEYNQSQDQVEVRGIFTGNYDTTKVKAEAAAKAGDPPALVIMSANFTADLVIKDEILPMDELFKYGNEKATPFLTKNFWPALHQNAQVMGVTYAIPFHNSTPILYYNEDMLKKAGFNEPPKNWDEVIAVAKKLTDPAKGQWGIMIPSTNDDYGGWMLSALTRANGGAYYNADYPGEVYYNTASTKGALQFWRDLVYRDKVMPAGVLNSKQISAAFFSGKLGMTMLSTGALGFMRENTKDFQLGVAMMPEKERRGVTIGGASLVSFKGISEDQKKAAWQFMNYLVSPEVSGNWSRFTGYFAPRMAAYDLPEMKDYLAKDPRAAIALSQLQYAHPWYATYETVAVRKAMENQLAALLNDPAKKVDDAAAAAQKEADGIMKPYVDKTALRDVK